From Pseudomonas putida, one genomic window encodes:
- a CDS encoding ShlB/FhaC/HecB family hemolysin secretion/activation protein, producing MPSRYRHIASRLLACCMTSLLALPQALADDPASLQLRDQQRTLRQFEQQQRLQRWQRPPAAQPDAPLSPNPPRDSHCWAITGVRLAGNRQLSAQALEPAIQALTKPCLGIADINRVLKAITQRYVLAGYPASRPYLRQAPAHDAPLDIVIIEGFVESIELDAELPLSLHNAFPDLLGNPLYLPDLEQGLDQLNRLRAYELSVDLLPGELQGGTRVLLQPRHVASRWHLDSRFDNRGSPLTGRHRLNLGLGVDSPLGLNDDLRLSLSTTVIDAPGRSQGVALYYSLPYGPWTFTLNVGQLRYNAPIPQGRYDSNGSSSYQSVSAERMLWRNQYGMLSASARLDRKRLINRAGSAVIGLQSPTLTSVEAGLNLLWLDHGLWHAYIGVAQGTHWLGAEQPARHATAPKPDYRKYRASLLHLRQGPANWPWRWQSELGLQYSTDALPAVEQMLLSDDSAVRGFRLRTYSGASAAAWRNTFSQPLPLPWATPATVRPYLGLDLGWERLAQGASPRRLAGATAGIEVTLPHSRLRLDYQRALYASDLHRPMLEPGFWVLEWALNI from the coding sequence ATGCCATCCCGATACCGCCACATCGCCAGCAGGCTGCTTGCCTGCTGCATGACCAGCTTGCTGGCCCTGCCACAGGCATTGGCGGACGACCCTGCCAGCCTGCAACTGCGGGATCAACAGCGCACACTGCGCCAGTTCGAGCAGCAGCAACGGCTGCAGCGCTGGCAACGCCCTCCAGCCGCGCAACCCGATGCCCCCCTCTCGCCGAACCCACCCCGCGACAGCCACTGCTGGGCGATCACCGGCGTTCGTCTGGCCGGCAACCGCCAGCTTTCGGCACAGGCCCTTGAGCCGGCCATCCAGGCACTGACAAAACCCTGCCTGGGCATCGCCGACATCAATCGCGTGCTCAAGGCCATCACCCAGCGCTACGTGCTCGCCGGTTACCCGGCCAGCCGCCCCTACTTGCGGCAAGCACCAGCGCATGACGCACCGCTGGACATCGTCATCATCGAAGGCTTCGTCGAATCGATCGAGCTGGATGCCGAGCTGCCGCTTTCCCTGCACAACGCATTCCCCGATCTGCTGGGCAACCCCCTGTACCTGCCAGACCTAGAGCAGGGGCTGGACCAGCTCAACCGCCTGCGCGCCTACGAGCTCAGTGTCGACCTGTTGCCAGGCGAACTGCAGGGCGGCACGCGGGTGCTGCTGCAGCCTCGCCACGTGGCTTCACGCTGGCACCTGGACAGCCGCTTCGATAACCGGGGCAGCCCGTTGACCGGGCGTCACCGCCTGAACCTCGGCCTTGGCGTGGACAGCCCCTTGGGCCTGAACGACGACCTGCGCCTGTCGCTGTCCACCACGGTCATCGATGCGCCGGGGCGCAGCCAGGGCGTCGCCCTCTACTACAGCCTGCCCTACGGCCCATGGACCTTCACGCTGAATGTCGGCCAGCTGCGCTACAACGCGCCGATTCCGCAGGGGCGGTACGACAGCAACGGCAGCAGCAGCTACCAGAGCGTCAGCGCCGAGCGCATGCTCTGGCGCAACCAGTACGGCATGCTCAGCGCCAGCGCCCGGCTGGACCGCAAACGCCTGATCAACCGCGCCGGCTCTGCCGTCATCGGCCTGCAGAGCCCCACCCTGACCAGCGTGGAGGCCGGGCTCAACCTGCTCTGGCTGGACCACGGCCTGTGGCACGCCTACATCGGCGTCGCCCAAGGCACCCACTGGCTGGGTGCCGAGCAACCCGCCAGGCACGCGACAGCGCCAAAGCCCGACTATCGAAAATACCGCGCCAGCCTGCTGCACCTGCGCCAGGGGCCTGCGAACTGGCCGTGGCGCTGGCAAAGCGAGCTTGGCCTGCAGTACAGCACCGATGCCTTGCCGGCCGTCGAGCAGATGTTGTTGAGCGACGATTCGGCCGTGCGTGGCTTTCGCCTGCGTACCTACAGTGGCGCCAGCGCCGCCGCCTGGCGCAATACCTTCAGCCAACCGCTGCCACTGCCCTGGGCCACACCGGCTACGGTGCGCCCCTACCTGGGCCTGGACCTGGGCTGGGAACGGCTGGCGCAAGGCGCTTCGCCGCGCCGGCTGGCAGGTGCCACGGCGGGTATCGAAGTGACCCTGCCGC